A genomic region of Metopolophium dirhodum isolate CAU chromosome 1, ASM1992520v1, whole genome shotgun sequence contains the following coding sequences:
- the LOC132936556 gene encoding uncharacterized protein LOC132936556, with the protein MTLSRKRSIDTTKHIFLKPKIFILWMVFFTLIYWTYSYYSLTAFEVPLSKPRSLILDPDKSGYLINTSGCRIPEMYLNGPKIDKYLNPNVELNCKTKWNLTLPYLITSDLTSLILNMTAWATLNISEGDTSFVCYYIPVERSTIDNDQDPNTFNDNGVKFGEKVYFAHNTTVSNEMVEVVCTLNSSIVYKYYHIFIQPTSSVRNRKDGDVSVLLLGLDAVSRMNFHRQMPKTSAFLSEIGTVEMIGYNKVEDNTFPNVVPTLTGMSIEELKLNCWPENDDFFDKCHFVWDDYKNANFSTAFAEDSTLIGMFNYLKSGFFKQPTDHYLRPMMTHAENSIGHTSIINTLGCYGTRLAMTMMLDYAYKIALSMTNHLYMSVFWTTSLTHDYVEYPKFGDDDLRDFFDAFNKSGELNKTIVILMSDHGIRWGRFRDTYQGSLEDKLPMLNFIIPQWFKNMYPSAIENLNKNTFRLTTPYDLHETLLEFIDMNQLDDNAIARRTKMNKYKRGTSLFLEIPENKSCETAGIPKNYCACQEERQDLAVDNANVVKAANALMQYVNFKLSAYNTLCANLTLQEIYKASVEIDNNTAVKDYLIQVITVPGSAKFEATLRHHNDNFEMMGSVGRLNLYGNQSICMDDAKMKLLCYCIHTN; encoded by the exons atcaatAGACACGACCAAGCACATATTTTTGAAAccaaaaattttcattttatggATGGTATtctttacattaatatattggacttattcatattattctttGACTGCATTTGAAGTGCCTCTTAGTAAACCACGTTCACTTATCTTAGACCCag ATAAATCtggatatttaattaatacatcagGATGTCGAATTCCAGAAATGTATTTGAATGGAcctaaaatagataaatatctTAATCCTAACGTAGAACTAAATTGCAAAACGAAATGGAATCTTACTCTCCCATATTTAATAACCTCAGATTTAACATCACTAATACTGAATATGACAGCATGGGCTACTTTAAATATCAGTGAGGGTGATACAAGTTTTGTATGTTATTACATACCAGTAGAAAGGTCAACAATTGACAACGACCAAGATCCTAACACGTTTAATGATAATGGTGTGAA atttggcgaaaaagtatattttgcaCACAATACGACAGTTTCAAACGAAATGGTTGAAGTAGTATGCACATTAAATTCAAGTatagtttacaaatattatcatatattcataCAACCTACTTCATCAGTAAGGAACCGAAAAGACGGAGATGTAAGTGTATTACTTTTGGGTTTAGACGCGGTATCTCGTATGAACTTTCATCGTCAAATGCCAAAAACTAGTGCGTTCTTATCTGAAATTGGCACTGTGGAAATGATAGGTTATAATAAAGTTGAGGATAACACATTTCCAAATGTAGTTCCCACACTGACTGGAATGTCAATTGAAGAGTTGAAACTAAACTGTTGGCCTGAAAACGACGATTTTTTTGATAAGTGTCATTTTGTTTGGGATGATTATAAAAATGCTAATTTTAGCACAGCTTTCGCTGAAGATAGTACTTTAATTggaatgtttaattatttaaaatctggaTTTTTTAAACAACCCACTGACCATTATTTAAGACCAATGATGACCCATGCTGAAAATAGCATAGGCCACACATCGATAATAAACACTTTAGGTTGTTATGGTACTCGGTTGGCAATGACCATGATGCTTGATTATGCCTATAAAATTGCATTATCTATGACTAATCACTTATATATGAGTGTATTTTGGACGACGAGTTTAACGCACGATTACGTAGAGTATCCGAAATTTGGTGATGATGATTTAAGGGACTTTTTTGATGCGTTTAACAAGTCTGGTGAGCTCAATAAAACGATTGTCATACTAATGAGTGATCACGGAATCAGGTGGGGACGCTTTAGGGACACATACCAGGGTAGTTTGGAAGATAAGCTACCCATGTTGAATTTCATCATACCACAgtggtttaaaaatatgtatcccAGCGCAATagagaatttgaataaaaacacgTTTCGTTTAACAACGCCGTATGATTTACACGAGACACTATTAGAGTTCATCGACATGAACCAGCTCGATGACAATGCAATTGCGAGACGAacgaaaatgaataaatataaaagaggCACAAGTTTGTTTCTTGAAATCCCAGAAAATAAAAGTTGTGAAACAGCAGGAATACCTAAAAATTATTGCGCGTGCCAAGAGGAGAGGCAGGACTTAGCTGTAGATAACGCAAACGTCGTCAAAGCGGCTAATGCCTTAATGCAATATGTAAATTTCAAGTTGTCGGCGTATAATACACTTTGCGCAAATCTAACGCTGCAAGAGATCTATAAAGCATCAGTTGAAATCGATAATAATACTGCAGTGAAAGATTACTTAATACAAGTAATTACGGTTCCTGGTTCTGCGAAATTCGAAGCAACGTTAAGACATCATAACGATAACTTTGAAATGATGGGTTCAGTTggtagattaaatttatatggcAATCAGAGTATTTGTATGGATGACGCTAAAATGAAGTTATTGTGTTATTGTATTCATACAAATTAA